Proteins from a genomic interval of Rosa chinensis cultivar Old Blush chromosome 2, RchiOBHm-V2, whole genome shotgun sequence:
- the LOC112186638 gene encoding protein ACTIVITY OF BC1 COMPLEX KINASE 8, chloroplastic yields MASCSLPLPELTFLLPRTTSKRRLSLSGVPLSKFPISRYQRCGLRSRIRAAKEEGVVVVEEREAELIKKVNGVSGSGYSSNGAANKYSNGSVRVVESENGSLVKYVNGNGAAEATVVEEVEVLKSKEEGRQRKIEEIGKEDAWFKQSGLPNVEVSVAPGGRWSRFKTYSTIQRTLEIWGFVLSFLVKAWWNTKKFAYRGGMTEEKQTLRRKALAKWLKENILRLGPTFIKIGQQFSTRVDILSQEYVDQLSELQDQVPPFPSETAVSIVEEELGAPVNAIFDRFDYEPIAAASLGQVHRARLKGQEVVIKVQRPGLKDLFNIDLKNLRVIAEYLQKIDPKSDGAKRDWVAIYDECANVLYQEIDYTKEADNAELFASNFKNMDYVKVPTIVREYTTPQVLTMEYVPGIKINKIQALDQLGVDRQRLGRYAVESYLEQILSHGFFHADPHPGNIAVDDVNGGRLIFYDFGMMGSISPNIREGLLETFYGVYEKDPDKVLQAMIQMGVLVPTGDMTAVRRTAQFFLRSFEERLAAQRKEREMATKELGFKKPLSKEERIMKKKERLAAIGEDLLAIAADQPFRFPATFTFVVRAFSVLDGIGKGLDPRFDITEIAKPYALELLKFREAGVEVVWKDIRKRWDRQSQAFYNLFRQADRVEKLAEIIQRLEQGDLKLRVRTLESERAFQRVATVQKTVGNAVAAGSLINLATILYINSIRVPAIVAYISCAFFCVQVLIGIIKVKKFDERERLITGTA; encoded by the exons ATGGCGTCCTGTTCGTTACCGTTACCAGAGCTCACCTTTCTCTTGCCGCGGACGACTTCTAAGCGCCGGCTTTCTCTCTCCGGAGTTCCTCTCTCTAAATTTCCGATTTCCAGATACCAGAGGTGCGGTCTCCGATCGCGAATCAGAGCGGCGAAAGAGGAAGGggttgtggtggtggaggagaggGAAGCGGAGTTGATCAAGAAAGTGAATGGCGTTAGTGGTAGTGGATATAGTTCGAATGGCGCGGCGAACAAGTACTCGAATGGAAGCGTGAGGGTGGTGGAGAGTGAGAATGGGAGCTTGGTGAAGTATGTGAATGGGAATGGGGCGGCGGAGGCCACGGTGGTGGAAGAGGTTGAGGTTTTGAAGTCCAAGGAGGAAGGGAGGCAGAGGAAGATTGAGGAAATTGGTAAGGAGGACGCGTGGTTTAAGCAAAGCGGGCTGCCAAACGTTGAG GTTTCTGTTGCACCTGGTGGACGTTGGAGTAGATTCAAAACTTACTCGACAATCCAGAGGACCTTGGAAATATGGGGATTTGTTCTATCTTTCCTCGTTAAGGCTTGGTGGAATACTAAAAAATTTGCTTATCGAG GGGGAATGACAGAGGAAAAGCAAACCTTAAGGCGTAAGGCGCTTGCCAAGTGGCTAAAGGAGAATATTCTGAGATTGGGTCCAACATTCATCAAAATTGGCCAGCAGTTCTCCACAAGGGTTGACATTCTCTCTCAAGAATATGTTGATCAGTTGTCTGAACTTCAG GATCAAGTTCCTCCTTTCCCATCAGAAACAGCTGTATCAATTGTTGAAGAAGAGCTTGGAGCTCCTGTGAATGCTATCTTTGATCGTTTTGACTATGAACCAATAGCTGCTGCTAGTCTTG GTCAGGTTCACCGTGCAAGGTTGAAGGGTCAGGAAGTTGTTATTAAAGTACAGAGGCCTGGACTCAAGGATCTTTTCAATATTGATCTTAAGAACCTGAGG GTAATTGCAGAATATCTTCAGAAAATTGACCCCAAGTCAGATGGTGCGAAGAGGGATTGGGTTGCTATCTATGATGAGTGTGCTAATGTGTTATATCAG GAGATTGATTACACAAAGGAAGCTGATAATGCTGAACTATTTGCAAGTAACTTCAAGAATATGGATTATGTGAAAGTCCCAACAATAGTACGGGAATACACCACACCACAG GTTCTGACTATGGAATATGTCCCTGGGATCAAAATAAACAAGATACAAGCTTTGGATCAATTGGGAGTTGACCGGCAGAG GCTGGGTCGGTACGCTGTTGAATCATACTTGGAACAAATTCTGTCCCATGGGTTTTTCCATGCTGATCCt CATCCTGGAAATATTGCTGTGGATGATGTCAATGGTGGAAGATTGATCTTTTACGATTTTGGAATGATGGGAAG CATCAGTCCAAACATTAGAGAAGGTTTGCTGGAAACATTTTATGGAGTTTATGAGAAGGATCCAGATAag GTCCTTCAGGCAATGATTCAAATGGGTGTTCTTGTGCCTACTGGAGATATGACAGCTGTCAGACGAACAGCACAGTTCTTCCTTAGGAG TTTTGAAGAGCGTCTCGCTgcacagagaaaagagagagaaatggcAACAAAAGAACTTGGATTTAAAAAGCCACTGAGCAAGGAGGAAAGGATaatgaaaaagaaggaaaggCTGGCTGCAATTG GGGAAGATTTATTAGCCATTGCAGCAGACCAACCCTTCAGATTCCCTGCGACATTCACATTCGTTGTAAGAGCATTTTCAG TGTTGGATGGAATCGGGAAGGGTCTCGATCCTCGATTTGATATCACTGAGATTGCCAAACC GTATGCACTGGAATTGCTAAAATTTCGTGAAGCTGGAGTTGAAGTCGTTTGGAAG GACATCAGAAAGCGATGGGACAGGCAATCTCAGGCATTTTATAACTTATTTAGACAGGCAGACAGAGTTGAAAAGCTTGCTGAAATTATCCAAAGATTG GAGCAAGGTGATCTGAAGCTTAGAGTTCGGACTTTAGAATCTGAGAGGGCGTTCCAGCGAGTTGCTACTGTCCAGAAGACTGTTGGAAAT GCTGTTGCTGCTGGAAGCCTGATCAACCTCGCAACAATCTTGTATATTAATTCCATTCGA GTGCCTGCCATTGTAGCATATATCTCTTGTGCATTTTTTTGCGTTCAAGttcttattggcatcataaagGTCAAAAAGTTTGATGAACGGGAGCGGTTGATAACAGGGACTGCTTAA
- the LOC112187903 gene encoding uncharacterized protein LOC112187903, whose translation MSQQQAKSRGWAAFDLKQRQKKGLEPQIDKDPFPPIAPTITSLHPCENALRNNEVPSKPFSSVFLSSAHVVSLAENRDGKRSLLDGNSSRKHTAMEDQRSSIKKIKDLYSWADDSLVEDIMAAVDNDITKASNLLKTMVSPRRSEENKETNISKIDSSSDASLSDKTRDKSFPSESAADIAGLSSTIEKCLKENNIEWLNDNDLYGPKLSNGAGNVKLTTGSLESVPIEPEWEEDDVYLRIRKDALRMMRSASQHSKAATNAFVRGDHYSAQQYSIKAREEWLAAKRLNNKAAKEILSIRNSKNDVWKLDLHGLHASEAIHALQEHLEKIERKILSNDLVSPNRVNMESNIKRSSVESFSCMDTEKLDQLQASSRQRPTSLQVITGIGNHSRGHAALPTAVRSFLSENGYRFEELRPGVISVRPKFRHR comes from the exons ATGTCACAACAACAGGCGAAGTCTCGTGGTTGGGCTGCCTTTGACCTCAAGCAGCGTCAGAAAAAAGGCCTTGAGCCTCAAATTGACAAGGACCCTTTCCCTCCTATAGCGCCCACTATCACGTCTCTGCACCCTTGTGAAAATGCACTGAGGAATAATGAGGTTCCGAGCAAACCTTTCTCATCTGTATTCCTCTCTTCTGCACATGTTGTATCTTTGGCAGAGAATAGGGATGGTAAAAGATCCTTATTAGATGGAAATTCTAGTAGGAAGCATACTGCCATGGAAGATCAGAGATCTTCCATAAAGAAGATCAAGGATCTGTACTCTTGGGCTGATGATAGTTTGGTGGAGGATATTATGGCTGCAGTGGATAATGATATTACTAAGGCCTCAAATTTATTAAAAACAATGGTCTCCCCGAGAAGATCTGAAGAGAATAAGGAAACCAACATTTCAAAAATAGATTCCAGTTCAGATGCTTCCTTGAGCGATAAAACAAGGGATAAAAGTTTTCCTTCAGAATCTGCTGCTGATATTGCTGGACTCAGCTCTACTATTGAGAAATGTCTCAAAGAGAATAACATAGAATGGTTAAATGACAATGATTTATATGGACCAAAGCTTTCTAATGGTGCTGGAAATGTGAAACTGACTACTGGGAGTCTGGAGTCTGTACCCATTGAACCTGAGTGGGAAGAGGATGATGTTTACTTGAGGATACGAAAGGATGCATTAAGGATGATGAG GTCAGCATCTCAGCATTCGAAAGCTGCCACTAATGCCTTTGTAAGAGGTGACCATTATTCTGCTCAACAGTACTCGATCAAGGCTAGAGAGGAATGGTTAGCTGCCAAACGCCTTAATAACAAGGCTGCTAAGGAAATTTTAAGTATCAGGAATAGCAAAAATGATGTTTGGAAATTAGATTTACATGGTCTTCATGCATCAGAAGCAATTCATGCATTGCAAGAACACCTGGAGAAAATTGAACGGAAAATACTTTCTAATGATTTAGTGTCGCCAAACAGAGTTAATATGGAAAGCAACATTAAACGTTCATCAGTTGAGTCTTTTAGTTGCATGGACACAGAAAAGTTGGATCAACTACAGGCATCATCAAGACAAAGACCAACATCCTTACAAGTCATAACAG GTATAGGCAATCATAGCCGAGGACATGCTGCACTTCCAACAGCTGTGAGAAGTTTCCTTAGTGAGAATGG ATATCGCTTTGAAGAGTTGAGGCCAGGTGTGATCTCTGTTCGGCCCAAGTTCCGTCATAGGTGA